In Nitrospirota bacterium, one DNA window encodes the following:
- the cysK gene encoding cysteine synthase A codes for MRVRTILETIGNTDHVKINKLFGDRAEVWMKLERSNPGGSIKDRIALSMVEDAESKGILKKDSVIIEPTSGNTGIGLAMVAAVRGYKLILVMPESMSIERRKLMSVYGAEFVLTPKEKGMKGAVDKAAEMAGEVPNAWMPQQFENEANTEAHRKFTAKEILRDFPEGIDCLITGVGTGGHITGCSQVLKKEFPNLKVFAVEPAASPVLSGGKPGPHPIQGIGAGFIPGILHKELLDGIILVTKEEAFEYAQRCAKEEGIFVGVSSGASLAAVSKKIKEVPAGSRILTFCYDTGERYLSVEGLY; via the coding sequence ATGAGAGTCAGGACCATACTTGAGACAATCGGCAACACGGACCATGTAAAGATCAATAAACTTTTCGGTGACAGGGCTGAGGTCTGGATGAAGCTGGAGCGTTCAAATCCCGGCGGGAGCATCAAAGACCGTATAGCGTTATCAATGGTAGAAGACGCTGAGAGCAAAGGCATTCTCAAAAAGGACAGCGTGATCATTGAACCGACCTCCGGCAATACAGGCATCGGCCTTGCTATGGTCGCGGCTGTCAGGGGATACAAGCTCATTCTCGTCATGCCTGAATCAATGTCAATTGAACGCCGCAAGCTGATGTCTGTCTATGGAGCTGAATTCGTTCTTACCCCGAAAGAGAAGGGGATGAAAGGGGCGGTTGATAAAGCCGCGGAGATGGCCGGGGAAGTGCCGAATGCATGGATGCCCCAGCAGTTTGAAAATGAGGCCAACACAGAGGCGCACAGGAAGTTTACCGCTAAGGAGATCCTCAGGGATTTTCCCGAAGGCATTGATTGTTTGATCACAGGCGTTGGAACAGGCGGACACATAACAGGATGTTCTCAGGTCCTCAAGAAAGAGTTTCCAAATCTGAAAGTCTTTGCCGTTGAACCGGCCGCTTCACCCGTTCTCAGCGGCGGCAAGCCCGGCCCGCATCCCATACAGGGAATCGGCGCGGGGTTTATTCCGGGGATACTCCATAAAGAACTTCTGGATGGGATCATACTGGTCACAAAAGAAGAGGCCTTTGAATACGCGCAGCGGTGCGCTAAAGAAGAAGGGATATTTGTCGGCGTGTCCTCAGGAGCGTCTCTCGCAGCGGTCTCGAAAAAAATAAAGGAGGTCCCGGCGGGAAGCCGCATACTTACGTTCTGCTACGATACAGGTGAAAGGTATCTGTCAGTAGAGGGGCTGTACTAA
- a CDS encoding type II toxin-antitoxin system VapC family toxin, which yields MKKYVVDASVSIKWFVPEIHEEASLRVLDSAVELYAPDLIYAEMGNVLWKKWRRKELSGEDVSGIMQDFMAITFQIHKSFDLSADALDIAKEHNQTFYDCIYVALALSAECALITADNKLYKAFHKSNLKKHILWIEDIP from the coding sequence TTGAAGAAATATGTTGTAGATGCGTCGGTGAGCATCAAGTGGTTTGTCCCTGAAATTCACGAAGAGGCCTCCTTGCGGGTACTGGACAGTGCTGTTGAACTCTATGCCCCGGATTTAATTTATGCTGAGATGGGAAATGTCTTATGGAAGAAATGGCGCCGGAAAGAGTTGTCCGGTGAAGATGTCAGCGGCATTATGCAGGATTTCATGGCTATAACTTTTCAGATCCATAAGAGCTTCGACCTATCGGCTGATGCATTAGATATAGCAAAGGAGCACAACCAGACATTTTATGACTGTATCTATGTTGCACTTGCACTGAGCGCTGAGTGCGCTTTAATTACTGCGGACAACAAACTATATAAAGCCTTTCATAAGTCCAATCTAAAGAAACATATTCTATGGATCGAGGATATCCCATAG
- a CDS encoding glycosyltransferase family 39 protein → MQENSVVGKDAKYDVVIGGILFLIVFISKANVLNLPYHWDEMGAFVVPAHWLAEGSLLRVLPGLHPPEVFFGHPPGFHLTLALFFKVFGEKIWLPHLFMAGFSFLGVYFTYLLSSHLFDRVTGLLASLLLFFTPLYFTLSGIAYPELLVASLGIMCVYFMLKERYMAYLACGLYLFTIKESAAAILFAIMLYSYLQDRTRPDVKIKTLKYAVPFILLCVFFIVQKITTGMFLPNTYFDSNPFLRPNFDSIKWAFYKQGRIILTSLIVLNLLINKKTIVRKKEIALFMMIFLFFVGTFSFIYFGGRYILPVLPYFCILGAYSVVQLFKDSRLRIAIVIVILAVFIGKTYSSKKHSGGFDTDMQYVDVVRTHKETCQYIEETFPGKTVLAEWPVSVALKYPYLGYVNKPVKVVRVDEPCDIIIYTLQGHPNNRKIKEIINQQNLSPHKIIENNGKRDEIYLTKSY, encoded by the coding sequence ATGCAAGAGAACAGTGTTGTCGGAAAAGATGCTAAGTATGATGTCGTAATAGGTGGAATTTTATTCTTAATAGTTTTTATATCAAAGGCCAACGTTTTAAACCTTCCATATCACTGGGACGAGATGGGCGCATTTGTCGTCCCCGCTCACTGGTTAGCCGAGGGCAGCCTTCTTAGAGTTTTACCGGGACTTCATCCTCCCGAAGTGTTTTTCGGTCATCCCCCCGGTTTTCACCTGACCCTGGCTTTATTTTTTAAAGTTTTTGGTGAAAAAATATGGCTGCCCCATTTATTTATGGCAGGCTTTTCATTCTTGGGCGTATATTTCACATACTTACTGTCGAGCCATTTGTTTGATCGCGTAACCGGGCTGTTAGCTTCACTGTTATTATTTTTTACGCCGCTCTATTTTACCCTGTCAGGCATTGCTTATCCGGAGCTTCTCGTCGCTTCTTTAGGAATCATGTGCGTATACTTCATGCTTAAGGAAAGATACATGGCTTATCTCGCCTGCGGTTTATATCTCTTTACGATCAAAGAATCTGCGGCAGCGATACTCTTTGCAATAATGCTTTATTCCTATCTTCAGGACAGGACCCGCCCTGATGTAAAAATCAAAACCCTTAAATATGCTGTCCCTTTTATCCTGCTTTGCGTCTTCTTTATAGTACAAAAAATAACCACGGGTATGTTCCTTCCTAATACATATTTTGATTCCAATCCATTCTTACGGCCTAATTTTGATAGTATAAAATGGGCCTTTTATAAGCAGGGCAGAATAATATTGACTTCCTTGATCGTTTTGAATTTACTTATCAATAAAAAGACAATAGTCCGGAAAAAAGAAATTGCTCTTTTTATGATGATTTTTTTATTCTTTGTAGGGACTTTTTCTTTTATTTATTTTGGTGGACGTTATATCCTGCCTGTCCTTCCGTATTTTTGCATTCTCGGCGCATATTCCGTTGTCCAACTATTCAAAGATTCGAGGCTCCGGATAGCTATCGTAATTGTTATACTTGCTGTTTTTATCGGCAAGACTTACAGCAGTAAAAAGCACAGCGGCGGTTTTGATACGGACATGCAATATGTGGACGTAGTCCGGACACATAAAGAGACGTGCCAATATATAGAAGAAACCTTTCCCGGGAAAACAGTATTGGCCGAATGGCCCGTTTCGGTCGCGCTAAAATACCCTTATCTGGGATATGTGAATAAGCCTGTAAAAGTTGTAAGGGTCGACGAGCCTTGCGACATCATTATTTATACCCTTCAGGGACACCCCAATAACAGGAAGATTAAGGAAATAATTAATCAGCAAAATCTTAGTCCGCACAAGATAATTGAGAACAACGGCAAGCGTGATGAAATTTATTTGACAAAGTCTTATTAG
- a CDS encoding antibiotic biosynthesis monooxygenase, with translation MNTTKERIRMREYVMIPFQVKEEKLDEAKKAINELISKVREKEPGTLLYNSLQLKQDPTRFIHFIIFADNNAHMKHRAAAYVMDFVEKLYELCPEEPFPVFLENFDSCGIAVETLEQR, from the coding sequence GTGAATACCACTAAAGAGAGGATTAGAATGAGAGAATATGTGATGATTCCGTTTCAGGTGAAGGAAGAAAAACTTGATGAGGCGAAGAAAGCGATAAATGAACTTATCTCAAAGGTGAGGGAAAAAGAGCCGGGAACACTGCTCTACAATTCACTTCAGTTAAAGCAGGACCCGACAAGGTTTATTCACTTTATAATTTTCGCAGACAACAACGCGCACATGAAACACCGCGCCGCGGCATATGTAATGGACTTTGTGGAAAAGCTGTACGAACTTTGCCCTGAGGAACCGTTCCCTGTCTTTCTTGAGAATTTTGATTCATGCGGCATTGCCGTTGAAACATTGGAGCAGAGGTAA
- a CDS encoding CBS domain-containing protein — MLKIKDVLLSKSSAVWSIGPQDTAYTAMEIMAERNIGVLVVIDRDKVAGIVSERDLARNIILKELSPKEVPVKKIMTREIYCITPDKSVDECMGVMITARIRHMPVFENKRLIGVVTYGDIANALLLEQKIKIQDLENYTACESFSFDEK; from the coding sequence ATGTTAAAAATCAAGGATGTACTGCTGTCAAAAAGTTCTGCTGTCTGGTCCATAGGCCCCCAGGACACCGCCTATACGGCTATGGAAATCATGGCGGAAAGGAATATTGGGGTATTAGTCGTCATCGACAGGGACAAGGTCGCCGGAATCGTTTCCGAGAGAGACCTGGCCAGAAATATAATCCTGAAAGAATTGTCCCCCAAAGAAGTGCCGGTCAAAAAAATAATGACAAGGGAAATCTATTGTATTACTCCAGACAAGTCCGTTGACGAGTGCATGGGCGTCATGATAACTGCGCGCATCCGCCACATGCCTGTCTTTGAGAACAAAAGGCTGATCGGGGTCGTAACTTATGGCGATATCGCAAACGCGCTGCTCCTGGAGCAGAAAATAAAGATCCAGGACCTGGAGAACTACACTGCCTGCGAGTCATTCTCATTCGATGAGAAATAG
- the thrC gene encoding threonine synthase, whose product MDINKLRQLLPDSLEDEHLFVSTRDHVGKNRYQWNIVLERGLSFDYGLFMPACLPCFTEAAINNLSGLTYMELAWVIMRGFLPKEDISDVILADICEGAYSETIIPIEEAVDDNNLVIARLDRGPSCSFKDFAARFLARLMGHYLSIKKRRAAVIVATSGDTGTAIQTAFYGVPNTNVLVLYPADRVSDVQEKQMLSVTGNVRAVPVNGNFDDCQQLAKRLLNDNNIRERFNLTSANSISVWRLLPQTVYYFHIWLELNRKFPGQNILFAVPSGNLGNLTAGLIAKRMGLPVKVFIAGTNANNIFANIVGKGTSSGSLSNKNTLANSMDISVPSNLERILYLYGESPENIPDILLEKRSISPEVVRSLRKDVFGEDIITNEDIEAHIVRFWRRNNIVLEPHGVIGVAASFRYRQYFSGDKSIIAVLETASPSKFPDFQKNYPDIPIPQCPAVKKLARVDLKAIRPKRVPAEPGAIVEKLEALINGK is encoded by the coding sequence ATGGACATCAATAAATTGCGTCAGCTTCTGCCCGATAGTCTGGAAGACGAGCACCTGTTCGTCTCTACGCGGGACCATGTCGGGAAGAACCGTTATCAATGGAATATTGTGCTTGAAAGGGGTCTTTCTTTTGATTACGGGCTTTTCATGCCGGCCTGTCTTCCCTGTTTTACCGAGGCGGCCATCAATAATTTATCAGGTCTTACCTACATGGAACTGGCATGGGTGATAATGAGGGGCTTTCTCCCTAAAGAAGATATATCCGATGTCATTCTTGCGGACATTTGTGAAGGCGCGTACAGTGAAACGATCATCCCGATCGAGGAAGCCGTTGATGACAACAATCTTGTGATTGCGCGTCTTGACAGGGGGCCTTCGTGCAGCTTCAAGGACTTTGCCGCGAGGTTTCTTGCAAGGCTTATGGGCCATTATCTCTCAATCAAAAAGAGACGGGCTGCTGTCATCGTTGCCACATCAGGTGATACCGGCACGGCGATACAGACGGCCTTTTACGGCGTGCCGAACACGAATGTCCTCGTCCTGTACCCCGCCGACAGGGTCTCCGATGTGCAGGAAAAACAGATGCTCTCGGTAACGGGAAATGTCCGCGCTGTCCCGGTCAATGGGAATTTTGATGATTGCCAGCAATTGGCCAAGAGGCTGCTTAATGATAATAATATCCGTGAACGGTTTAATCTCACCTCGGCCAATTCCATATCGGTGTGGAGGTTACTGCCTCAAACCGTTTATTACTTCCATATCTGGCTGGAGCTCAACAGGAAGTTCCCCGGCCAGAATATTTTATTTGCTGTGCCATCGGGCAATCTCGGCAATCTCACCGCGGGACTGATAGCAAAGCGGATGGGTCTGCCTGTCAAGGTTTTTATCGCCGGAACTAACGCAAATAATATCTTTGCGAACATTGTCGGTAAAGGGACCTCCTCCGGCAGTCTCAGCAATAAGAACACGCTTGCAAATTCAATGGACATCTCCGTGCCCTCAAACCTTGAGCGTATACTTTACCTGTACGGCGAATCACCGGAAAATATACCTGATATTCTTTTAGAAAAGAGAAGCATCTCGCCGGAGGTGGTGAGAAGCCTGCGCAAAGATGTTTTCGGAGAGGACATTATCACGAACGAAGATATCGAGGCGCACATCGTAAGATTCTGGCGGAGAAATAACATCGTCCTCGAACCGCATGGAGTAATAGGCGTGGCAGCGTCTTTCAGATACCGCCAGTATTTCAGCGGCGACAAATCAATTATCGCTGTGCTTGAGACCGCGTCACCGTCGAAGTTTCCCGATTTTCAGAAAAACTATCCGGACATCCCCATTCCGCAGTGCCCTGCAGTTAAAAAATTGGCAAGGGTAGATCTTAAAGCCATCCGCCCCAAAAGGGTGCCTGCCGAGCCGGGCGCGATCGTCGAGAAACTGGAAGCACTGATTAACGGCAAGTAG
- the thrS gene encoding threonine--tRNA ligase, which yields MLESAQNDKEFLEVYRHSTSHIMAHAVKELFPDTKFAIGPAIQDGFYYDFDCDHAFTQEDLPRIEEKMKEIIKANKPFVRKEMPKGEAVKFFQERGETYKVELINEIPDETVSLYEEGNFIDLCRGPHLESAGKVKAFKLLSVAGAYWRGDEKNKMLQRIYGVSFPTKDELKKHLDFLEEVKKRDHRRLGKELDLFSMNDDIGSGLVLWHPRGATIRRAIENFWLDEHYKSGYQILYTPHMAKLDLWKKTGHLDFYRENMYSPMEIEGLDYEIKPMNCPFHVYIFKSQLRSYRDLPLRFAELGTVYRYERSGVLHGLLRVRGFTQDDAHIFCREDQIETEVLKVLEFTLFILATFGFSDYDIYLSTRPEKYVGTEDAWKKATDALQQALTHKGLKYEIDPGEGVFYGPKIDIKVRDSLGRQWQCSTIQVDFNIPERLDITYRGADSKDYRPIMIHRALMGSLERFFGVLIEHYAGAFPLWLSPVQLSLLTISDRHVEYCRGIMDSLIKEGIRVDMDGENEKIGYKIRKATVLKTPYMCIIGDKELENNTVNIRKRNGENVGEMSVEKLIAFLKDEISNRRKS from the coding sequence ATTTTAGAATCTGCGCAAAACGATAAGGAATTTCTTGAAGTCTACCGCCATAGCACTTCCCACATAATGGCCCACGCTGTTAAAGAACTTTTCCCGGACACAAAGTTTGCGATAGGCCCTGCTATTCAGGACGGCTTTTATTATGACTTCGATTGCGATCATGCTTTTACTCAGGAAGACCTGCCCCGCATCGAAGAAAAAATGAAGGAGATCATAAAGGCCAACAAACCGTTTGTGAGAAAAGAGATGCCAAAGGGGGAAGCTGTAAAGTTTTTCCAGGAGCGCGGCGAGACCTACAAGGTGGAACTTATAAATGAGATCCCGGATGAGACGGTTTCCCTCTATGAGGAAGGTAACTTCATTGACCTCTGCCGGGGCCCGCATCTGGAATCAGCAGGAAAAGTTAAGGCGTTCAAGCTTCTGTCCGTCGCAGGCGCTTACTGGCGCGGGGATGAAAAGAACAAGATGCTCCAGCGCATTTACGGGGTCTCATTTCCGACAAAAGATGAATTAAAAAAGCACCTTGATTTCCTTGAAGAGGTCAAAAAGAGAGACCACAGGCGTCTTGGAAAAGAGCTGGACCTTTTCAGCATGAACGATGATATTGGTTCAGGACTGGTCCTCTGGCATCCGCGTGGAGCAACGATCAGAAGGGCCATTGAAAACTTCTGGCTGGACGAACACTACAAGTCGGGTTATCAGATTCTCTACACGCCTCACATGGCAAAACTTGATTTATGGAAGAAGACAGGCCACCTGGATTTTTACAGAGAGAACATGTACTCGCCGATGGAGATAGAGGGTCTTGATTATGAAATAAAACCCATGAACTGCCCCTTCCACGTATATATTTTTAAGAGCCAGTTGAGGAGCTACAGGGACTTGCCTCTGCGCTTTGCAGAATTAGGCACTGTTTACAGGTATGAGCGCTCAGGCGTGCTGCATGGGCTTCTAAGGGTCCGGGGTTTTACACAGGATGACGCTCATATATTTTGCAGGGAAGATCAGATCGAAACTGAAGTGCTGAAGGTGCTGGAATTTACACTCTTCATTTTGGCGACCTTTGGATTTTCAGATTATGACATATACCTTTCAACACGGCCTGAAAAATACGTGGGCACTGAAGATGCGTGGAAAAAGGCAACCGATGCATTGCAGCAGGCGCTCACACATAAAGGATTGAAATACGAAATCGATCCGGGCGAAGGTGTTTTCTACGGGCCCAAGATCGATATCAAGGTCAGAGATTCCCTCGGCAGGCAATGGCAATGCAGTACGATACAGGTCGATTTCAATATCCCTGAACGGCTGGACATTACGTACAGGGGCGCGGACAGCAAGGACTACAGGCCGATAATGATACACCGCGCGCTCATGGGCTCGCTGGAGCGCTTTTTCGGCGTGCTGATCGAACATTACGCGGGGGCGTTTCCGTTATGGCTTTCCCCGGTGCAACTGTCCTTATTGACTATTTCGGACAGACATGTAGAATATTGCAGGGGCATAATGGACTCCTTGATTAAGGAGGGGATAAGGGTTGACATGGACGGCGAAAATGAGAAAATAGGTTATAAGATAAGGAAAGCTACTGTATTAAAAACACCCTACATGTGTATAATAGGTGATAAAGAATTAGAAAATAATACTGTAAATATCAGGAAAAGAAACGGAGAAAATGTCGGGGAAATGTCAGTTGAAAAATTAATAGCATTTCTCAAAGATGAAATCTCAAACAGGAGGAAATCATAG
- a CDS encoding translation initiation factor IF-3 → MEKELRINRWIRAREVRVIGSDGSQLGVMDVRDAVKLAQEQDYDLVEVAPGAAPPVCRIMDYGKYRYQQSKKHSTKSKTINVKEIKVRPQINEHDLLFKMKSIQKFLEHGDKAKITMMFRGREIVHASIGQKVFTRILEEFSQTANVEQSTKMEGNRMTMVLGPK, encoded by the coding sequence ATAGAAAAAGAGTTACGGATAAACAGGTGGATCAGGGCAAGAGAAGTTAGAGTGATAGGCAGCGACGGAAGCCAGTTGGGGGTCATGGATGTCAGAGACGCAGTTAAGCTTGCACAAGAGCAGGATTATGATCTTGTAGAAGTGGCCCCGGGTGCCGCGCCTCCTGTCTGCAGGATAATGGACTATGGCAAATACCGTTACCAGCAGAGCAAAAAGCATTCAACAAAAAGCAAGACTATAAATGTTAAAGAGATAAAGGTCAGACCTCAGATCAATGAGCATGACCTGCTTTTCAAGATGAAAAGCATACAGAAATTTTTAGAGCATGGAGACAAGGCGAAGATCACCATGATGTTCAGGGGCAGAGAGATTGTTCACGCGTCAATAGGGCAAAAGGTTTTTACCCGCATCCTTGAAGAATTTTCTCAGACAGCCAATGTTGAGCAGTCCACAAAAATGGAAGGCAACCGCATGACAATGGTTCTCGGGCCGAAGTAA
- the rpmI gene encoding 50S ribosomal protein L35 yields the protein MAKLKTHRGAAKRFKKTATGKIKRFKAYKSHLLASKASKRTRHLRKSGLVHKANLDHVKKMLPN from the coding sequence ATGGCAAAACTGAAAACACACAGAGGAGCTGCAAAGAGATTTAAAAAGACTGCGACCGGAAAGATAAAAAGATTTAAGGCGTATAAGAGCCATCTTTTAGCAAGCAAGGCCTCTAAAAGGACCAGACATCTAAGAAAGAGCGGATTAGTACATAAGGCAAATCTTGACCACGTTAAGAAAATGCTCCCTAATTAA
- the rplT gene encoding 50S ribosomal protein L20 produces the protein MPRAKGGFKTRRRRKRVLQMSKGYYGAKNSLYRIATEAVDKALTYAYKDRKLKKRDFRSLWIIRINAAARALGISYSQFMNKLKKLNIALNRKALADMAYNDPQGFNNLVEMVKKGNAQ, from the coding sequence ATGCCGAGAGCTAAAGGTGGTTTTAAAACAAGAAGGAGAAGGAAGAGAGTTCTCCAGATGTCGAAAGGCTATTATGGAGCAAAGAATAGCCTGTACAGGATCGCAACCGAGGCGGTTGACAAAGCATTGACCTATGCCTATAAAGACAGAAAGCTGAAGAAGAGAGACTTCAGGTCCCTGTGGATTATAAGGATAAACGCAGCGGCAAGGGCGCTGGGAATTTCTTACAGCCAATTCATGAACAAACTCAAGAAACTTAATATCGCGCTGAACAGGAAGGCCCTTGCTGACATGGCTTACAACGATCCGCAGGGTTTTAACAACCTTGTAGAAATGGTCAAGAAGGGTAATGCTCAATGA
- the pheS gene encoding phenylalanine--tRNA ligase subunit alpha has product MLNDILSIKNLARDEIEKAESLKEIQDLKIKYLGKKGFLTVKIKSLGSIPQEDRREYGRVLNEAKIYIEDLLRKYEETFNTAELNKILQTQRIDVTVPGCYIPTGRLHPTTQVLDEIIKIFTSLGFNVEEGPEIELDFYNFEALNMPKNHPARDMQDTFYISDDVVLRTHTSSVQVRVMQNTAPPLRVIAPGKVYRCDADVTHIPMFHQLEGFMVDKHITMSDLKGVLQVFIQMVFGVDTKLRFRPSFFPFTEPSAEIDISCVICKGAGCNVCKNTGWLEILGAGMINPRVFEMAGYNPEVYTGFAFGMGIERVAMLKYGIDDIRLFYENDKRFLQQF; this is encoded by the coding sequence ATGCTCAATGATATCCTGTCCATAAAGAATCTTGCACGGGACGAAATCGAGAAAGCTGAAAGCCTTAAAGAAATACAAGATCTGAAAATCAAATACCTTGGCAAAAAAGGTTTCCTTACCGTCAAGATTAAATCCCTCGGCTCTATTCCTCAGGAAGACAGACGCGAATACGGGCGTGTTTTAAACGAAGCAAAGATATATATTGAAGACCTTCTCCGTAAATATGAAGAGACCTTCAATACCGCCGAACTGAATAAAATTCTCCAGACCCAGCGCATTGACGTTACAGTCCCCGGATGCTACATCCCAACCGGGCGTCTCCATCCCACAACTCAGGTGCTTGATGAGATCATAAAAATATTTACCTCTTTAGGCTTCAACGTTGAAGAAGGCCCTGAGATCGAACTCGACTTCTATAATTTTGAAGCGCTCAATATGCCGAAGAACCACCCCGCGCGCGATATGCAGGATACATTTTACATATCTGATGACGTTGTCTTGAGGACACATACCTCATCCGTGCAGGTGCGTGTCATGCAGAATACTGCCCCGCCGCTAAGGGTCATCGCCCCTGGAAAGGTCTACAGGTGCGATGCTGATGTGACGCACATCCCGATGTTCCACCAGTTGGAAGGTTTCATGGTTGACAAGCATATTACAATGAGCGACCTGAAGGGCGTTTTGCAAGTATTCATTCAAATGGTTTTCGGAGTTGATACGAAGTTACGCTTCAGGCCGAGCTTCTTTCCATTCACTGAACCGAGCGCGGAGATTGATATATCATGCGTCATTTGCAAAGGCGCCGGATGCAATGTCTGTAAAAATACAGGATGGCTTGAGATCCTCGGCGCAGGCATGATCAATCCAAGGGTATTTGAAATGGCAGGATATAATCCTGAGGTCTATACAGGGTTTGCCTTTGGAATGGGAATCGAACGCGTTGCAATGCTTAAGTACGGGATTGACGATATCAGACTTTTTTACGAGAACGATAAAAGGTTTCTGCAGCAGTTTTAG